The nucleotide window AAGTCAGAGGAATGGAGGAGGGGCTACTTTGAGTCCATCATGCTCGCCGCTAAAGCTGCCGAACACGTCGACGGTTGGCTGCGCGATCGTACCCGCAACGTCGTTTCCCCTCCCGAGTTCGTCATCGGCCCTTCGAACCCGCGCCCGAAACCGATCGCGCCCGGCAATCCTCATGCGCCGCGTGAGGAGGATTGCGACGTCGCCTACCCCTCTGCCGACAATTTCTACATGAAGATTCTGGCCACCAAGGGTCTGTCAGCGCGACAGAAGATGGATGCCGCTCTAGAGTACGCGAGCTTCATGGAGTTCAAGGGTCGCACTGACGGCCCTGAGGCGCTCTATAACCTGGCTTTGGCGGAAGTCACCCAAGGCGTTGAACCCGCCAGATTACCGTACAACCCGAAAACATTCGTGGTCCATGACCGGGCCGGTCCACCATCTCTCAACATTCTTGACGCCCTCACTGCGATCGCAACCTACAAGGCTCGCCAGGGCGACCTCTCCTCTGCTCTCCCTATATATGTTTCCCTGCTCAAGGCCCGACGCTCCCTTTCCGATACCCCGCCTCGCTCCACGTCCCCCAAGCCCCCACGACAGTCCGTTATCCGGCAAGTCTtcagcttcttctcgccACCCGACTatcccccgccgccaccgaaTGGCTTCGAACCCCCGTGGCGAAGCCCTCATGAGCGTTGCCAAGAAGCCTCGCTGAACCTGTACATCGGCGAGATTCTCTACGCGACCGGTTCTCGTGACGATGGCCTGGGCTGGACTCGCGATGGTGTCGACCTATCAGAGGAGCAACTACGCGCTTTGGCTAGCGGCACGGACAGAAGCAGCAAGGAGTCCAGACAGACTTGCCGGGAGTGTCTGGCGACGGGCCTAGACAACTGGTCTACCATGGTGGCCCGATTAGCACGGGCAGAGGCTGCTAAaaagagcggcggcgcctcctccaacGTATTCTCCTTCTGGAGCGCATCGCGTGATGCTGATGGTCGGtgggccgccgaggaggcggttGTACAAGAACGCAAAAGGAGAACCAAAGAGCTTCTGGAGGAAGTTGCGCCACCCTCGGCAGGTATTTGGTCTTTGATCAAGGCATAGTACCATTCAAATGTAACGATTTCATGTATGTACCTATACACTATTatggcgcggcgcgacggtCGGACGTTGTCGTTGAACATTGTCGTCGGGCTTTGTCGTTGGGCTTTATCAAATCATTCGACCTTGACGTGTCTGTCACCTCATTTTTCGATTCTCACTGATCTGCGTATATAAGACAGAGCCCCGCACCAAGCCATGATACGCGCATATGCCCCAACTCAGACTTAAGGAATGGGAGATGCCCCGTCACGCTCGTCCTCCATTTCAAGATCCTTCACCTGTTGGAGAATCTGCTCCTGGTCCGCCACCGAAATTGAcggcttctcctcctccggtATTTTTCCCCAGTCATCTTCTACTTCGATCTTCTCTTCCTGCGGACGCTCAATCACATCCACGGCGGGGTTTTTATAGTCTGGCGACTGGGCGACAAGCTCTATGTAGCCGAGTATCGACGGCAGCGCGCGGATAAGGATGAGCTCAGAGTAGCAAGGCTCCGAGGATGAATAGCATGGACAACCGAGACTCGGAATGCATTCGTTTGGGTTACCATCGGGAGTGGCGAGTCCCGTATCGACAGGCTGGTCCGACGTGATGTAGGCTCGGGTGCGCTATATTGAGGCATTAGCTCAGCTATACTCTTACGTGTTTCTTGTCCCCTAGCTGCTCACCTCGGCAAGAAATTTCTTGAAAGACTCGTTCGTGAGATCATCACTGGGGTAgacatggccgaggagaacCATGGAGCTGACTCTGTCGGCCCAGCGATCCCAGTTCTTCGCATCGTTCAAATACTCCATAACGGTTTCACACGTCTCGCCGATGGCAATAATGCTAATCTTAGCATAGTCGTCCGACATCGTCCGCAGAACTTCGTCCCAGACGTAGCGGACATGCTTGAACCGGCTTTCGCTACCGGGTATGCTGTTCAGCTCAGTGACATGCATACGACCGTAATGGACGAGACTAGGTAGCGGAACTGCGTCACTAGCCGTGATCGTGATAGATCTGCTTCCCTCGGGCCACCAATATAGCTGGCCAGGGTTGGCAATCACGATGCCTGGCGGGGAGGAGTCGGTAGTTGACGAAGCCTGCTCCTTCAGCTTTTGACCGACGGAGACCATGCTGCCCTGATCGATCCCACCTGGTCCGTTGGCTATGCGACCCGCAACGACACCTAGGTCTTGGGAGGGGTCCCCGAAGATGACGACAATGCGAGATTCGGTCTTCAGGTCTGTAGTTGTAAAGATCGGCACGTGGCGGTCGACGGGCGTGGCGCCCAGAGGTAGCAGGACTTTCTGAAGGCCTTGGCTCTCGAGTCGGGCGTGAATCTCATCCTCCATGGCTTCTTTAGACGGAGAGATTAGAACCAACATTATCTCGGGTGAGCTCATGGGCACTTACGATTAAAGGCAAAGCGTTGACGGGCGCAGATGCGTGGGTTTCGATTGATAAAGAACTTGAAGTAGTAGTCGGGGTCCTCCACAGAACGTATttcgtcatcatcattgaTGAAGTATCTAACGGCTCGTTAGTGCGTCTAAAGCCACTGTCTGCGGGATGTGTGGTACCGTACCCAAGCCCTCGAAGGGTTGAAGGGAATGAGGCGTCCGAGGGCAGGCCggaccaacgacgacgaaacaTCTTCGAAACACGTTCCTAGCGTTTTTCCTGTATACCTGTATGTCCGGGAGGTTGCGCTTGGCTTGGATGAAGTTGAGTGGCGAGAGAGCTCGAACACGGAGAGCGTACAAGTGGAAgtggaagaggcggcggcggcggcggcggtgggtgggAGAAGGCACACTCTCGAGGCAGTTTTTCGGGGGAGGTGCAAACGAAGTGCCCGGTCACCCACGTAACTcttgcccccctccccaccctGCCATAGGGGTAGGCTTCTATCACTCGTTGAGCATTCCCATAACAAGCGGATACTAGGAGGGAGAATGGAAACCTGCTGGCTGTATCAAAGGTGATAAAAGGGACACAGGCGCACGCCTAATGTAGAGACTTGATGGTGGGCTATgaaggaaggaagaagagctatGTAAGTGGccaggagagagagagagagagagcgcgagagagagcagGGAAAGAGTCGGCTAACTGGGAGGCTGACCGACCAACCCAAAACTAAAGGATCGCACATGGCCTTGGCTTTGACACTCTGTATGCAAGGCCGACGTCTGGTGACCAGCCCAAGCTTGCTTCGTTGCATTTGTTTGCGCCCACAAGGCAACTTTGCCCCGTCATACCATGTAAACGCCGCCCAAATGCCTTTCATAATTTCGTACATGACCTAACGGCAGGCAGTGTGACCGCAGAAACTGGTGCCAGAGCAGTACAATATACCACAAAACGCATCACTTGTTAGAGCCTGGTGCGTAACGGCTGCGGAATGCACCGCTGATGCTGAAGCGGCTGCTGATGGCACCACGATTCATTTGACTGGCAAGAGCATCCTCCAGCGCCGACTGCGTGACAGACGCATCTGAACCATACCATGTTAGTGAGTATTATAGGGCGCGAGCGGGATCTGTGGCATTACCATCCAGGTCGCTAAAGCTGCTTCCCATGCTGGGAgtgccgtcgctgccttCGCGCGAGCTGGCTTTTGCTTTGCCGCCAGGActgcggccggccagctcggccttTCGACGAGGGGAAAGTGGGCCTGTGCCTCGTTGCTCCCGGGCTTTCCCATGGCGTTGCATATGCGCAGATCCAGCGGAGGAGTCGGACGTCTGCGACTGATGTATGGCATCTCGGCCGACAATATTGGACCTGGGCTTGGATGGTGGGTGACCATCGCCTTTCAGGGTCGACGCCAAGTCTTGCGCAGAAACTTGATCCGGCTGGGCTTGGTATGGCTGAAAGGCTGGCTCAGagccgtcttcgtcttcgtcttggTAAgcttccgccgcctcctgctgctggaaacggggcggccggcggatGATGCGAGATTGCGCCGGGCTCGACTCGTCTTCATCAGATGATGTTGTAGAGTTGGACTCTGCAGGGCCAGGGGACACCGCGCCGTCTTGATCGGCTCGGGACGCCATCGATGGCTCAGTTGACTTGGCGGCTGGTGGCCCGATGGGCATGGATGAAAGGCGCTTTCGACCGCCTGCCTGGTCTGTTGCGCGGCTGACATTAGGCGGCCTGGGGGACGAGCCGCTGGCATCCCTCAGCACAGCGGTGTTGGTATTAGCAGACGTGTTGCGGGAAATAATAGGCCTTCCGGAGCCGGCGagaggcgtcgccgacgcgctgcCATCGTTGCGGGGCATAGGCGACTCGCGACGCATAGACAAAGCAGAAGCTGTCCGTTGGTTCTCAGCCCCTGGAATGGGAGAAGGTGCTGAAGAACCCTTAGCTGCAGCTGTGGCCTTTCTCACTTGCGCCCGAACTTGCGACGCGTGGCGCTCCGTGAGATAGGCAACTTGCTGTAGCAGAAAATCGACCGGTACATCGAAGCGCTCCGCTCTACCATGTGTTAGTCAAGGCTCAGTAGGGCTGTCGGCAGAACATACACTTGATTCCCTAATAATCAAGTTAGTGAATGAGGCGTTATAGACGGGTAAGAGAACTCACACTCTATGTCATCCTGTCCGGCTGCCGACAATATCTTCCACAGAGCATCATCTTTGGCGGAATCCCAGCGCACCTGCGGAGGCAAGTCAGCAAGCATTCGTGCTGGAACCAGGATGGGCCTGCGGCGTGTGGACGTACGGGAGGCGGATCGACAAAGTCTCCCCTTGGGATGGGCACCCGTATTATAACGGTGTACACGGGATCGGCCATCTCTTAGCTCTCTGCGAGCTCGCCAAAGCGTGAGGGCTGATGCGTTGCGACGGAGGATGAAGGAGCGAGGTCCCAAGGCGGCTGCCGAAAGtgcagccaggccagctAACCAGCAGGCCGTTGCAGCAGCTCAGTGCAGGTCGTGCGTGGTTCAGCATCAGTGGCTACCTTCCGGGACTAGCTAGGGACCCGAGCTGGTGGGCATATCGATAAGCAAGGTAAGGCTCCCTGCATTAGCGCAGCAGGCACGGACCTGGAAGCAACTGTTGAGCACGACATTCAGAAGCACTGGTCATGGGATCTAATCACATTCCATCTTCTCAAAGCAAAGGAAAACTCTGTATATCTATCTCATGACATGCTTGAATCAAACAGGTCCTTTCTTCTGCATAGAGTGCCCTGACCCATCTTAAGGCCAAGCAAGCTCTGCTCGTGCAATCGAAGCTCACAGGTGCCGGGTAAGTCGGTCGCAATCGATCGCACTTGCGCCACCATTACCTAATCAATCCCACCAGCCACTGCCCCGCGACGCATGGCGGGGTTGGCGCAACATCAAACCAGCTGCCGACGCCCCAGACTTTCCGTCACTAACCCACATCTGACAAGCCAACCTACGTCGGCCGTTTGCGACCAAGCCGCCTCTCTCCCTACAGCCCGGACTGCGCAAAGAGAATTTCAGGCTTTTCCTACACTGCAGGGCGCGCATCCCATCCTTGAAACTCCCATTACTGGCCTTTTGTCCAGCTGCAATCACCTGTGGTcgccctctctcttccttATCTTTGACGTGTTAACCCGCTTCAAACCAGAGCTCCCGATCACTCGTCCTGGGCCGTCAGTCGATCCGAGATGGGCGTGTCCGAACtcacggcctcggcggtcGCGCAAGGGCCTATTCCAATGGGAGGAGGCATTGGGGGAGGCTTGCCGAGCCAGCAGTCGGAGTTGCAAAACAGAGCAGGCTCCAGTAACAGCCCATTCATTCGGAGCGCggcgtctggtctggtcaAGTGGCAGCTCTTGGACAACGAGACCATTGAGCGGGCAAAGAGGGAGAACAAGCTCATATTCATCCACATTGGCTACAATGCCTGCCACTGTATGTCTTCAGCCGCGGCCACCCCCTTCGTAAGTATAAGCTGATCCGCCATAACAGTCTGTCGCCTCATGTCCATCGAGTCCTTCACGAACCCCGATTGCGCCGCAGTTCTCAACGAGGCCTTTATCCCTGTCATTGTCGACCGCGAGCAGCGCCCGGACATTGACACGATTTACATGAACTACGTCCAGGCCGTCAGTAACGTGGGAGGATGGCCACTGAACGTGTTTGTTACGCCGTTGCTGGAGCCTGTGTTTGGCGGTACATACTGGCCGGGGCCTGGAACATCACGGCGTTCAACCACTGAGCACGAAGACGAGTCACCCGATTTTTTGACCATACTCAAGAAGGTCCGGGATATTTGGCGCGACCAGGAATCCCGTTGCAGGAAGGAAGCGACTGAAGTCGTGGCGCAGCTGCGAGAATTCGCCGCTGAAGGCACGCTTGGCACCAGAGGTATCACGACTCAGCAGCCGCTCGCCCCCCCTGGTTGGTctacgccgacgccatcacaAGCTCCAACTCCACGCGAGAAGGACGCCCCTGTGTCCAGCGAGCTAGATCTTGACCAGTTGGAAGAGGCCTACACTCACATTGCCGGCACGTTTGACCCCGTCTATGGAGGTTTTGGTCTCGCACCCAAGTTTTTGACGCCACCCAAGCTGGCTTTCCTGCTGCAGCTAGGCACGTTTCCTAGCGCTGTGCAGGATGTCGTTGGCGAGGCCGAGTGCAAGCATGCCGCCCAAATGGCCGTGGACACTCTGCGCAAGATACGCGACGGTGCCTTGCACGACCATGTTGGGCGGACGGGATTCGCTCGATGCTCTGTCACGCCTGACTGGAGCATCCCGAACTTCGAGAAGCTCGTTGTTGACAACGCGTTGCTGCTGAGGCTGTACCTCGACGCTTGGGTGGCTGCTGGAGGCCAGACGAACAGCGAGTTTTACAACATCGTAAGCGAACTGGCTGAGTACTTGACATCGCCTCCAATTGCCTTGCCGAACGGTGGCTTTGCTACaagcgaggccgccgactcgcATTACCGGAGAGGCGACAGAGAGAAGCGGGAGGGTGCCTACTATCTTTGGACAAGACGAGAATTTGACTCGGTTTTGGACGCCGCCGATAGGCGCATTAGCCCCGTGGCAGCCGCCCACTGGGATGTTCAGGAAGACGGAAATGTTGACGAGGACCATGACCCCAATGACGACTTTATCAACAATAACATCCTGAGAGTCGTCAAGAAGCCCGAAGAACTTGCTCAGCAGTTCAATATTCCAGTCGAGTCAGTGGAGCAGTACATTCAGGCGGCGAAAAGAGAACTCAAGTCTaggcgcgagcgcgagcgagTGCGACCAGAGCTCGATGACAAGGTCGTTACAGGCTGGAACGGCCTAGCAATATCCGGGCTGGCCAGAGCGGCGACCGCCCTGGAGAGTGCGAATACGGAGCTGGCAGAGAAATGTCTTACTGTGGCGAGAGCCGCGGTTGGCTTCATCCTCGCGAACCTCTGGGACGGCACCTCCAAGGTCTTGTATCGGGTATGGAAGGAGGGGCGCGATACAGAGGGATTCGCCGACGATTACGCTTACTTCATCCTTGGCCTTCTCGACCTGTTTGACGCCACTGGCGATGAAGACCTCCTTAAGTTTGCCGACACGCTACAAAGTGAGCGAAACCTCTCATTAGGATTGGGCTCTGGGTACTGACAGTTATCGATAGAAACCCAAATCAGCCTCTTTCACGACCAGGCTGGTGCCTTCTTTTCTACGACGAGCGCGTCATCGCACAGCATTCTCCGCCTCAAGGATGGCATGGACACTTCCCTTCCCTCgaccaacgccatcgccgcgtcGAACCTCTTCCGTTTGGGGTCACTTCTTGATGACGAGCGCTACTCTGCGCTGGCTCGGGGGACCGTCAACGCCTTTGAGGCGGAGATCCTGCAGCACCCCTGGTTGTTCCCGGGCCTGTTAGCGGGTGTGGTATCAGCGAGGTTGGGATGCCCTGAAAGCAGCTCGCGGGCAGGCATCAGTTACAAGGCCGTGAGGGAGAAGGCCTGATGTAGTTTCGGGGCGTTTGTGGGAGC belongs to Purpureocillium takamizusanense chromosome 1, complete sequence and includes:
- a CDS encoding uncharacterized protein (EggNog:ENOG503NVEW~TransMembrane:1 (i74-96o)); the protein is MRARLVVRRQRLFATAATRPQPFFKSRSFNSQSKFTSTKARPSLPFLVVPRSSSAPVRSFTSERRRWLKHEAKLVARYTITLWGVAAAVLTILFAVNEESAEREFPTPHDWAFLTRKLLRDAHGFREPKNGEVNWARALELARGVVVRLEDPKLDGKDVSKLSNKEDTSLEIPGEFNSCDISAKSEEWRRGYFESIMLAAKAAEHVDGWLRDRTRNVVSPPEFVIGPSNPRPKPIAPGNPHAPREEDCDVAYPSADNFYMKILATKGLSARQKMDAALEYASFMEFKGRTDGPEALYNLALAEVTQGVEPARLPYNPKTFVVHDRAGPPSLNILDALTAIATYKARQGDLSSALPIYVSLLKARRSLSDTPPRSTSPKPPRQSVIRQVFSFFSPPDYPPPPPNGFEPPWRSPHERCQEASLNLYIGEILYATGSRDDGLGWTRDGVDLSEEQLRALASGTDRSSKESRQTCRECLATGLDNWSTMVARLARAEAAKKSGGASSNVFSFWSASRDADGRWAAEEAVVQERKRRTKELLEEVAPPSAGIWSLIKA
- a CDS encoding uncharacterized protein (COG:S~EggNog:ENOG503P2JS) — its product is MFRRRWSGLPSDASFPSTLRGLGYFINDDDEIRSVEDPDYYFKFFINRNPRICARQRFAFNQAMEDEIHARLESQGLQKVLLPLGATPVDRHVPIFTTTDLKTESRIVVIFGDPSQDLGVVAGRIANGPGGIDQGSMVSVGQKLKEQASSTTDSSPPGIVIANPGQLYWWPEGSRSITITASDAVPLPSLVHYGRMHVTELNSIPGSESRFKHVRYVWDEVLRTMSDDYAKISIIAIGETCETVMEYLNDAKNWDRWADRVSSMVLLGHVYPSDDLTNESFKKFLAERTRAYITSDQPVDTGLATPDGNPNECIPSLGCPCYSSSEPCYSELILIRALPSILGYIELVAQSPDYKNPAVDVIERPQEEKIEVEDDWGKIPEEEKPSISVADQEQILQQVKDLEMEDERDGASPIP
- a CDS encoding uncharacterized protein (EggNog:ENOG503P2JT), with the translated sequence MRRESPMPRNDGSASATPLAGSGRPIISRNTSANTNTAVLRDASGSSPRPPNVSRATDQAGGRKRLSSMPIGPPAAKSTEPSMASRADQDGAVSPGPAESNSTTSSDEDESSPAQSRIIRRPPRFQQQEAAEAYQDEDEDGSEPAFQPYQAQPDQVSAQDLASTLKGDGHPPSKPRSNIVGRDAIHQSQTSDSSAGSAHMQRHGKAREQRGTGPLSPRRKAELAGRSPGGKAKASSREGSDGTPSMGSSFSDLDDASVTQSALEDALASQMNRGAISSRFSISGAFRSRYAPGSNK
- a CDS encoding uncharacterized protein (EggNog:ENOG503NVKC~COG:O) — its product is MGVSELTASAVAQGPIPMGGGIGGGLPSQQSELQNRAGSSNSPFIRSAASGLVKWQLLDNETIERAKRENKLIFIHIGYNACHFCRLMSIESFTNPDCAAVLNEAFIPVIVDREQRPDIDTIYMNYVQAVSNVGGWPLNVFVTPLLEPVFGGTYWPGPGTSRRSTTEHEDESPDFLTILKKVRDIWRDQESRCRKEATEVVAQLREFAAEGTLGTRGITTQQPLAPPGWSTPTPSQAPTPREKDAPVSSELDLDQLEEAYTHIAGTFDPVYGGFGLAPKFLTPPKLAFLLQLGTFPSAVQDVVGEAECKHAAQMAVDTLRKIRDGALHDHVGRTGFARCSVTPDWSIPNFEKLVVDNALLLRLYLDAWVAAGGQTNSEFYNIVSELAEYLTSPPIALPNGGFATSEAADSHYRRGDREKREGAYYLWTRREFDSVLDAADRRISPVAAAHWDVQEDGNVDEDHDPNDDFINNNILRVVKKPEELAQQFNIPVESVEQYIQAAKRELKSRRERERVRPELDDKVVTGWNGLAISGLARAATALESANTELAEKCLTVARAAVGFILANLWDGTSKVLYRVWKEGRDTEGFADDYAYFILGLLDLFDATGDEDLLKFADTLQKTQISLFHDQAGAFFSTTSASSHSILRLKDGMDTSLPSTNAIAASNLFRLGSLLDDERYSALARGTVNAFEAEILQHPWLFPGLLAGVVSARLGCPESSSRAGISYKAVREKA